In one window of Burkholderia cenocepacia DNA:
- the flgK gene encoding flagellar hook-associated protein FlgK, which yields MSNSLMNLGVSGLNAALWGLTTTGQNISNAATPGYSVERPVYAEASGQYTSSGYMPQGVNTVTVQRQYSQYLSDQLNGAQTQGGALSTWYSLVTQLNNYIGSPTAGISTAITSYFTGMQNVANSASDSSVRQTAMSNAQTLANQITAAGQQYDALRQSVNTQLTSTVTQINAYTAQIAQLNQQIAAASSQGQPPNQLMDQRDLAVSNLSNLAGVQVVRNSDGYSVFMSGGTPLVVADKSYQLATVTSPSDPSELTVVSQGIAGATPQGPNQFLSDASLSGGTLGGLLAFRSQTLDPAEAQLGAIATSFAAQVNAQNALGIDLSGKVGGNLFSTGTPITYANQGNTGNAALSVSFANAAQPTTSDYTLAYDGTNYTLTDRATGTVVGTSTSMPASIGGLNFSFSSGSMSAGDKFTVQPTRGALNGFGLTTSNGSAIAAAAPYVPSATTTNTGNGTIGGLSVTSATAAANPHNYTITMGGTAAAPTYTVTDNTAVPPTTSAAQPYQSGSPITLTAGVTVTVSGTPAVGDTFKVAPNTGGTNDGSNALALSKLVNAKSFGNGSATLTGAYANYVNGIGNTASQLKSSSAAQTALVGQITQAQQSVSGVNQNEEAANLMQYQQLYQANAKVIQTASTLFQTVLGLFN from the coding sequence ATGTCCAACTCACTCATGAACCTCGGTGTCAGCGGCCTGAATGCCGCGCTCTGGGGCCTCACGACGACCGGCCAGAACATCAGCAACGCCGCGACGCCCGGCTATTCGGTCGAACGCCCCGTCTATGCCGAGGCAAGCGGGCAGTACACCAGCAGCGGCTACATGCCGCAGGGCGTGAACACCGTCACCGTGCAGCGGCAGTACAGCCAGTACCTGAGCGACCAGCTGAACGGCGCGCAGACGCAGGGCGGCGCGCTGTCGACGTGGTACTCGCTCGTCACGCAGCTGAACAACTACATCGGCAGCCCGACGGCCGGCATCTCGACCGCGATCACGAGCTACTTCACCGGGATGCAGAACGTCGCGAACAGCGCGTCCGACTCGTCGGTGCGGCAGACCGCGATGAGCAATGCGCAGACGCTCGCGAACCAGATCACGGCGGCCGGCCAGCAGTACGACGCGCTGCGCCAGAGCGTGAACACGCAGCTCACCAGCACCGTCACGCAGATCAACGCGTACACCGCGCAGATCGCGCAACTGAACCAGCAGATCGCGGCGGCGAGCAGCCAGGGCCAGCCGCCGAACCAGCTGATGGACCAGCGCGACCTCGCGGTGTCGAACCTGTCGAATCTCGCGGGCGTGCAGGTGGTGCGCAACAGCGACGGCTACAGCGTGTTCATGTCGGGCGGCACGCCGCTCGTCGTCGCGGACAAGAGCTACCAGCTCGCGACCGTCACGTCGCCGTCCGATCCGAGCGAGCTGACCGTCGTGTCGCAGGGCATCGCCGGCGCGACCCCGCAGGGGCCGAACCAGTTCCTGTCCGACGCGTCGCTGTCGGGCGGCACGCTGGGCGGCCTGCTCGCGTTCCGCAGCCAGACGCTCGACCCGGCCGAAGCGCAGCTCGGCGCGATCGCGACCAGCTTCGCCGCGCAGGTCAACGCGCAGAACGCGCTCGGCATCGACCTGTCGGGCAAGGTCGGCGGCAACCTGTTTTCGACCGGCACGCCGATCACCTACGCGAACCAGGGCAATACCGGCAATGCGGCGCTGTCCGTGTCGTTCGCGAACGCGGCGCAGCCGACCACCAGCGACTACACGCTCGCGTACGACGGCACGAACTACACGCTGACCGATCGTGCGACCGGCACGGTGGTCGGTACGTCGACGTCGATGCCGGCCTCGATCGGCGGGCTGAACTTCTCGTTCTCGTCCGGCTCGATGAGCGCCGGCGACAAGTTCACCGTGCAGCCGACGCGCGGCGCGCTGAACGGCTTCGGCCTCACGACGTCGAACGGCTCCGCGATCGCGGCGGCCGCGCCGTACGTGCCGTCGGCCACGACGACCAACACCGGCAACGGCACGATCGGCGGGCTGTCGGTCACGAGCGCGACGGCCGCGGCCAACCCGCACAACTACACGATCACGATGGGCGGCACGGCGGCTGCGCCGACCTACACGGTCACCGACAACACGGCCGTGCCGCCGACGACCAGCGCCGCGCAGCCGTACCAGTCCGGCTCGCCGATCACGCTGACGGCGGGCGTCACGGTGACGGTGTCGGGCACGCCGGCGGTGGGCGACACGTTCAAGGTCGCGCCGAACACGGGCGGCACGAACGACGGCAGCAACGCGCTCGCGCTGTCGAAGCTCGTCAACGCGAAATCGTTCGGCAACGGCTCGGCCACGCTGACGGGCGCGTACGCGAACTACGTGAACGGCATCGGCAACACGGCGAGCCAGCTGAAGTCGTCGAGCGCCGCGCAGACCGCGCTGGTCGGCCAGATCACGCAGGCGCAGCAGTCGGTGTCGGGCGTGAACCAGAACGAGGAAGCGGCCAACCTGATGCAGTACCAGCAGCTCTACCAGGCGAACGCGAA
- a CDS encoding flagellar brake protein — MNIETSTDPSLDAGHSGPDYARRNPLEIGVQLRNLVNRGDFLTVQYPGGQLVTRLLEVDVGARTFTFDWGALSEQNAGILGASHCTFAASPEGVRVEFTTGTPRETRYEGLPAFVADFPDVLVCIQRREYFRVDAPIVDPFLCRGKLPDGESFLFEVHNLSLGGVGLRTADERVEALEVGTLLPDVELELTGHGKLSLDLQLVSQRSTQMPNGSRRYQLGFRYMSLPGSAENTLQRLITQLEMKRRSLARA; from the coding sequence ATGAATATCGAAACGTCGACGGACCCCAGCCTGGATGCAGGCCACTCCGGGCCCGACTATGCCCGCCGCAATCCGCTGGAAATCGGCGTGCAGTTGCGCAACCTGGTGAATCGCGGCGATTTCCTGACCGTGCAGTACCCGGGCGGCCAGCTCGTCACGCGTCTGCTCGAGGTCGACGTCGGCGCGCGGACGTTCACGTTCGACTGGGGCGCGCTGTCCGAGCAGAACGCCGGCATCCTCGGCGCGTCGCACTGCACGTTCGCGGCCTCGCCGGAGGGCGTGCGCGTCGAATTCACCACGGGCACGCCGCGCGAGACGCGCTACGAGGGGCTGCCCGCGTTCGTCGCCGATTTCCCCGACGTGCTGGTCTGCATCCAGCGCCGCGAATATTTCCGCGTGGACGCGCCGATCGTCGATCCGTTCCTGTGCCGCGGCAAGCTGCCGGACGGCGAAAGCTTCCTGTTCGAGGTGCACAACCTGTCGCTCGGCGGCGTGGGGCTGCGCACGGCCGACGAGCGTGTCGAGGCGCTCGAGGTCGGCACGCTGTTGCCGGACGTCGAGCTCGAGCTGACCGGCCACGGCAAGCTGTCGCTCGACCTGCAACTGGTGTCGCAACGTTCGACGCAGATGCCGAACGGGTCGCGCCGCTACCAGCTCGGCTTCCGCTACATGTCGCTGCCGGGCAGCGCGGAGAACACGCTGCAGCGGCTGATCACCCAACTCGAAATGAAGCGCCGCTCGCTCGCGCGGGCCTGA
- the flgJ gene encoding flagellar assembly peptidoglycan hydrolase FlgJ, translating to MAANLPNANDLTQRFALDVQGFDALRAQAKQSPQAGAKAVAGQFDAMFTQMMLKSMRDASPDGGLFDSHTSKMYTSMLDQQLAQQMSTRGIGVADALMKQLLRNAGAGAGSDTAADVGAGGMGAGGLGTAGNEGSLAAMNAMAKAYANAANNGGLAGARGYSAGSALTPPVKGASGVQDADAFVDRLAAPAQAASATTGIPARFIVGQAALESGWGKREIRAADGSTSYNVFGIKANKGWTGRTVSALTTEYVNGTPRRVVAKFRAYDSYEHAMTDYANLLKNNPRYAGVLSASRSVEGFAHGMQKAGYATDPNYAKKLISIMQQIG from the coding sequence ATGGCGGCGAACCTTCCGAACGCAAACGACCTCACGCAGCGCTTCGCGCTCGACGTGCAGGGTTTCGACGCGCTGCGCGCGCAGGCGAAGCAGTCGCCGCAGGCCGGCGCGAAGGCGGTGGCCGGCCAGTTCGACGCGATGTTCACGCAGATGATGCTCAAGAGCATGCGCGACGCGTCGCCCGACGGCGGGCTGTTCGATTCGCATACGTCGAAGATGTACACGTCGATGCTCGACCAGCAGCTCGCGCAGCAGATGTCGACGCGCGGGATCGGCGTCGCCGACGCGCTGATGAAGCAGTTGCTGCGCAATGCGGGCGCCGGCGCGGGCAGCGATACGGCAGCGGATGTGGGCGCGGGCGGCATGGGTGCCGGCGGCCTCGGCACGGCCGGCAACGAAGGCAGCCTCGCCGCGATGAACGCGATGGCGAAGGCCTATGCGAACGCGGCGAACAACGGCGGGCTCGCCGGCGCGCGCGGCTATTCGGCCGGCAGCGCGCTGACGCCGCCGGTCAAGGGCGCGAGCGGCGTGCAGGACGCGGACGCGTTCGTCGACCGGCTCGCGGCCCCCGCGCAGGCGGCCAGCGCGACGACCGGCATCCCGGCGCGCTTCATCGTCGGCCAGGCCGCGCTCGAGTCGGGCTGGGGCAAGCGCGAGATCCGCGCGGCGGACGGCTCGACCAGCTACAACGTGTTCGGCATCAAGGCGAACAAGGGCTGGACCGGCCGCACCGTGTCGGCGCTGACCACCGAATACGTGAACGGCACGCCGCGCCGCGTGGTCGCGAAGTTCCGCGCGTACGACTCGTACGAGCACGCGATGACCGATTACGCGAACCTGCTGAAGAACAACCCGCGCTACGCGGGCGTGCTGAGCGCGAGCCGCAGCGTCGAGGGCTTCGCGCACGGCATGCAGAAGGCCGGTTACGCAACCGACCCGAATTACGCGAAGAAGCTGATCTCGATCATGCAGCAGATCGGCTGA
- a CDS encoding flagellar basal body P-ring protein FlgI: MQTTLFHRLSARAHAAARLAVAFAAVAAACVLGAAPAHAERLKDLAQIQGVRDNPLIGYGLVVGLDGTGDQTMQTPFTTQTLANMLANLGISINNGSANGGPSSLNNMQLKNVAAVMVTATLPPFARPGEALDVTVSSLGNAKSLRGGTLLLTPLKGADGQVYALAQGNMAVGGAGASANGSRVQVNQLAAGRIVGGAIVERAVPNAIAQMNGVLQLQLNDMDYGTAQRIVSAVNSSFGPGTATALDGRTIQLAAPADSAQQVAFMARLQNLDVSPDKAAAKVILNARTGSIVMNQMVTLQSCAVAHGNLSVVVNTQPVVSQPGPFSNGQTVVAQQSQIQLKQDNGALKMVTAGANLADVVKALNTLGATPADLMSILQAMKAAGALRADLEVI, translated from the coding sequence ATGCAGACGACCCTGTTCCACCGCCTGTCGGCCCGCGCGCATGCGGCCGCGCGGCTCGCCGTCGCGTTCGCGGCGGTGGCCGCCGCCTGCGTGCTCGGCGCCGCGCCGGCACACGCCGAACGCCTGAAGGATCTCGCGCAGATCCAGGGCGTGCGCGACAACCCGCTGATCGGCTATGGCCTCGTCGTCGGCCTCGACGGCACGGGCGACCAGACGATGCAGACGCCGTTCACGACGCAGACGCTCGCGAACATGCTCGCGAACCTCGGCATCTCGATCAACAACGGTTCGGCCAACGGCGGCCCGTCGTCGCTGAACAACATGCAGCTGAAGAACGTCGCGGCCGTGATGGTGACGGCCACGCTGCCGCCGTTCGCCCGGCCCGGCGAGGCGCTCGATGTGACCGTGTCGTCGCTCGGCAACGCGAAGAGCCTGCGCGGCGGCACGCTGCTGCTCACGCCGCTGAAGGGCGCGGACGGGCAGGTGTACGCGCTCGCGCAGGGCAACATGGCGGTCGGCGGCGCGGGCGCCAGCGCGAACGGCAGCCGCGTGCAGGTGAACCAGCTCGCGGCCGGCCGGATCGTCGGCGGCGCGATCGTCGAGCGCGCGGTGCCGAACGCGATCGCGCAGATGAACGGCGTGCTGCAACTGCAACTGAACGACATGGACTACGGCACCGCGCAGCGCATCGTGTCCGCGGTCAACTCGAGCTTCGGCCCGGGCACCGCGACGGCGCTCGACGGCCGCACGATCCAGCTCGCGGCGCCGGCCGATTCGGCGCAGCAGGTCGCGTTCATGGCGCGGCTGCAGAACCTCGACGTGAGCCCGGACAAGGCCGCCGCGAAGGTGATCCTGAACGCGCGCACCGGCTCGATCGTGATGAACCAGATGGTCACGCTGCAGAGCTGCGCGGTCGCGCACGGCAACCTGTCGGTCGTCGTCAACACGCAGCCGGTGGTGTCGCAGCCGGGGCCGTTCTCGAACGGGCAGACGGTGGTCGCGCAGCAGTCGCAGATCCAGTTGAAGCAGGACAACGGCGCGCTGAAGATGGTGACGGCCGGCGCGAATCTCGCCGACGTCGTGAAAGCGCTGAACACGCTCGGCGCGACGCCCGCGGACCTGATGTCGATCCTGCAGGCGATGAAGGCGGCCGGCGCGCTGCGCGCCGACCTGGAGGTGATCTAA
- the flgH gene encoding flagellar basal body L-ring protein FlgH, which produces MKQVRLPSSATVRAACAVAVAALAGCAQIPRDPIIQQPMTAQPPMPMSMQAPGSIYNPGFAGRPLFEDQRPRNIGDILTIMIAENINATKSSGANTNRQGNTDFNVPTAGFLGGLFAKANLSATGANKFAATGGASAANTFNGTITVTVTNVLPNGNLVVSGEKQMLINQGNEFVRFSGVVNPNTISGANSVYSTQVADAKIEYSSKGYINEAETMGWLQRFFLNIAPW; this is translated from the coding sequence ATGAAGCAGGTTCGCCTCCCCTCGTCAGCCACCGTCCGCGCCGCGTGCGCGGTCGCGGTGGCGGCGCTCGCCGGTTGCGCGCAGATCCCGCGCGATCCGATCATCCAGCAGCCGATGACGGCGCAGCCGCCGATGCCGATGTCGATGCAGGCGCCCGGCTCGATCTACAACCCCGGCTTCGCGGGGCGGCCGCTGTTCGAGGATCAGCGGCCGCGCAACATCGGCGACATCCTGACGATCATGATCGCGGAGAACATCAACGCGACCAAGTCGTCCGGCGCGAACACCAACCGGCAGGGCAACACCGACTTCAACGTGCCGACCGCCGGCTTCCTCGGCGGGCTGTTCGCGAAGGCGAACCTGTCGGCGACCGGCGCGAACAAGTTCGCGGCCACCGGCGGCGCGAGCGCGGCGAACACGTTCAACGGCACGATCACGGTGACCGTCACCAACGTGCTGCCGAACGGCAACCTCGTGGTCAGCGGCGAGAAGCAGATGCTGATCAACCAGGGCAACGAATTCGTGCGCTTCTCGGGGGTCGTCAACCCGAACACGATCTCGGGTGCGAACTCGGTCTACTCGACGCAGGTCGCCGACGCGAAGATCGAATACTCGTCGAAGGGCTACATCAACGAAGCCGAGACGATGGGCTGGCTGCAGCGCTTCTTCCTCAACATCGCGCCGTGGTGA
- the flgG gene encoding flagellar basal-body rod protein FlgG, translated as MNRSLYIAATGMNAQQAQMDVISNNLANTSTNGFKASRAVFEDLLYQTIRQPGANSTQQTELPSGLQLGTGVQQVATERLYTQGGLTQTGNSKDVAINGAGFFQVLMPDGTNAYTRDGSFQTNAQGQLVTSSGYQVLPAITVPQNAQSLTIGKDGVVSVTQPGSSNAVQIGSLQIATFINPTGLEAKGENLFAETTSSGAPNVSQPGLNGAGVLNQGYVEASNVNVVQELVNMIQTQRAYEINSKAVTTSDQMLQTVTQMKS; from the coding sequence ATGAATCGTTCGCTCTACATCGCCGCCACCGGCATGAATGCGCAGCAGGCGCAGATGGACGTGATTTCGAACAACCTCGCGAACACCAGCACGAACGGCTTCAAGGCGTCGCGCGCGGTGTTCGAGGATCTGCTGTACCAGACCATCCGCCAGCCCGGCGCGAACTCGACGCAGCAGACCGAGCTGCCGTCGGGCCTGCAGCTCGGCACCGGCGTGCAGCAGGTCGCGACCGAGCGTCTGTACACGCAGGGCGGCCTCACGCAGACCGGCAACTCGAAGGACGTCGCGATCAACGGCGCGGGCTTCTTCCAGGTGCTGATGCCGGACGGCACCAACGCGTACACCCGCGACGGCTCGTTCCAGACCAACGCGCAGGGCCAGCTCGTCACGTCGAGCGGCTACCAGGTGCTGCCGGCGATCACCGTGCCGCAGAACGCGCAGTCGCTGACGATCGGCAAGGATGGCGTCGTGTCGGTCACGCAGCCGGGCTCGAGCAACGCGGTGCAGATCGGCTCGCTGCAGATCGCGACCTTCATCAACCCGACCGGCCTCGAGGCGAAGGGCGAGAACCTGTTCGCGGAAACGACGTCGTCGGGCGCGCCGAACGTGTCGCAGCCGGGGCTGAACGGCGCGGGCGTGCTCAACCAGGGCTACGTCGAGGCGTCGAACGTGAACGTCGTGCAGGAACTCGTCAATATGATCCAGACGCAGCGTGCCTACGAGATCAACAGCAAGGCCGTGACGACGTCCGACCAGATGCTGCAGACCGTCACGCAGATGAAGAGCTAA
- the flgF gene encoding flagellar basal-body rod protein FlgF — MDRLIYTAMTGASQSLDQQAIVANNLANASTTGFRAQLATYRAVPMNFGDGSNIDPTTTRTYVLASTPGADYAPGPITRTGNPLDVAVQGPGWLSVQTADGSEAYTRAGNLHVDENGQLVNASNLPVIGNGGPISVPPNAEVTIGKDGTVSALMPGDPPTAVAIVDQMKLVNPDAATLTRGNDGLFRTADGNPADVDPNVVVTPNSLEGSNVNPVTAMVAMIDNARAFQLQSKLIQTADQNEQTANQLLNFS; from the coding sequence ATGGACCGACTGATCTATACGGCGATGACGGGCGCGTCGCAGTCGCTCGACCAGCAGGCGATCGTCGCGAACAACCTCGCGAATGCGTCGACGACCGGCTTTCGCGCGCAGCTCGCGACGTATCGCGCGGTGCCGATGAATTTCGGCGACGGCAGCAACATCGACCCGACGACGACGCGTACCTACGTGCTCGCGTCGACGCCCGGCGCCGATTACGCGCCGGGTCCGATCACGCGCACCGGCAATCCGCTGGACGTCGCCGTGCAGGGCCCGGGCTGGCTGTCGGTGCAGACGGCCGACGGCAGCGAGGCGTACACGCGCGCCGGCAACCTGCACGTCGACGAGAACGGTCAGCTCGTCAACGCGAGCAACCTGCCGGTGATCGGCAACGGCGGCCCGATCTCGGTGCCGCCGAACGCGGAAGTGACGATCGGCAAGGACGGCACGGTGTCCGCGCTGATGCCGGGCGACCCGCCGACCGCGGTCGCGATCGTCGACCAGATGAAGCTCGTCAATCCCGATGCGGCCACGCTCACGCGCGGCAACGACGGGTTGTTCCGCACCGCCGACGGCAATCCGGCCGACGTCGACCCGAACGTGGTCGTCACGCCGAATTCGCTCGAAGGCAGCAACGTGAACCCGGTGACCGCGATGGTCGCGATGATCGACAACGCGCGCGCATTCCAGCTGCAGTCGAAGCTGATCCAGACGGCCGACCAGAACGAGCAGACGGCGAACCAGTTGCTCAATTTCAGCTGA
- the flgE gene encoding flagellar hook protein FlgE, with product MGYQQGLSGLSGASNALDVIGNNIANANTVGFKSSTAQFADMYANSVATSVNTQIGIGTTLNSVQQQFGQGTINTTNSSLDVAINGNGFFQMSNNGVTTYSRDGTFQRDKNGYIVNAQGMNLMGYMADKNGVINTAQTVPLQAPTTNIAPTATTKITGQFNLNSQDTVPTKTPFNATDTTTYNYSTSIQVYDSLGGSQAVNMYFVKSSAGTWEAYAGVQGGATSDLGTITFDTSGAIKSTTTGTPATPTASLGQFQFTVPNTDGSATPQNLTLDLTGTTQYGGKDGVNNLAQDGYASGTLTTYSIGTDGKLTGNYSNGQTAVLGQIALANFNNPNGLVNLGGNQYAESAASGVPQVSAPGSTNHGTLQGSALENSNVDLTSQLVNLITAQRNYQANAQTIKTQQTVDQTLINL from the coding sequence ATGGGTTATCAACAGGGTCTGAGCGGCCTCTCGGGCGCATCGAACGCGCTCGACGTGATCGGCAACAACATCGCGAACGCGAACACGGTCGGCTTCAAGTCGAGCACCGCGCAGTTCGCCGACATGTACGCGAACTCGGTCGCGACGTCGGTCAACACGCAGATCGGCATCGGCACGACGCTGAACTCGGTACAGCAGCAGTTCGGCCAGGGCACGATCAACACGACGAACTCGTCGCTCGACGTCGCGATCAACGGCAACGGCTTCTTCCAGATGTCGAACAACGGCGTGACGACGTACTCGCGCGACGGCACGTTCCAGCGCGACAAGAACGGCTACATCGTCAACGCGCAGGGCATGAACCTGATGGGTTACATGGCCGACAAGAACGGCGTGATCAACACCGCGCAGACCGTGCCGCTGCAGGCGCCGACCACCAACATCGCGCCGACCGCGACGACCAAGATCACCGGCCAGTTCAACCTGAACTCGCAGGACACGGTGCCGACCAAGACGCCGTTCAACGCGACCGACACCACGACGTACAACTACTCGACGTCGATCCAGGTGTACGACTCGCTCGGCGGTTCGCAGGCGGTCAACATGTACTTCGTGAAGTCGTCGGCCGGCACGTGGGAAGCGTACGCGGGCGTGCAGGGCGGCGCGACGAGCGATCTCGGCACGATCACGTTCGATACGTCGGGCGCGATCAAGAGCACGACGACCGGCACGCCGGCCACGCCGACCGCGTCGCTCGGCCAGTTCCAGTTCACCGTGCCGAACACCGACGGCTCGGCGACGCCGCAGAATCTCACGCTCGACCTGACCGGCACGACGCAGTACGGCGGCAAGGACGGCGTGAACAACCTCGCGCAGGACGGCTACGCGAGCGGCACGCTCACCACCTATTCGATCGGCACCGACGGCAAGCTGACCGGCAACTACTCGAACGGCCAGACCGCCGTGCTCGGCCAGATCGCGCTCGCGAACTTCAACAACCCGAACGGGCTGGTGAACCTCGGCGGCAACCAGTACGCGGAATCGGCCGCGTCGGGCGTGCCGCAGGTGTCGGCGCCGGGCAGCACGAACCACGGCACGCTGCAGGGCAGCGCGCTCGAGAACTCGAACGTCGACCTGACGTCGCAGCTCGTCAACCTGATCACCGCGCAGCGCAACTACCAGGCGAACGCGCAGACGATCAAGACGCAGCAGACCGTCGACCAGACGCTCATCAACCTGTAA
- the flgD gene encoding flagellar hook assembly protein FlgD: MTSSNTTIGSNGTSVSTLPTDTMNTNNVSSTNGTSASDLQATFLKLLVTQLQNQDPTSPVDSSQMTSQLAQINTVSGIAQLNTSLTSLSTQLAAGQQTQAALLIGTNVLAPGNSVAVKSGAASPFGVSLASSVSNLTITVKNSAGAVVNTINAGAQSAGTVPFNWTPTDAAGNALPDGTYTVSASYTNSAGTPQAATTLAAAQVQSVVKQADGTAGLVLSNGTTVGLTQVASIFPNTKSSSSGDTTTN; this comes from the coding sequence ATGACTTCCTCCAACACGACGATCGGCAGCAACGGCACCAGCGTGTCGACGCTGCCGACCGACACGATGAACACCAACAACGTGTCGTCGACCAACGGCACGTCGGCGAGCGACCTGCAGGCGACGTTCCTGAAGCTGCTCGTCACGCAGCTGCAGAACCAGGACCCGACCAGCCCGGTCGACAGCTCGCAGATGACGTCGCAGCTCGCGCAGATCAACACGGTGAGCGGCATCGCGCAACTGAACACGTCGCTCACGTCGCTGTCGACGCAGCTCGCGGCCGGCCAGCAGACGCAGGCCGCGCTGCTGATCGGCACGAACGTGCTCGCGCCGGGCAACTCGGTCGCGGTGAAGAGCGGCGCGGCGTCGCCGTTCGGCGTGTCGCTCGCGAGCTCGGTGTCGAACCTGACGATCACCGTGAAGAACTCGGCGGGCGCCGTCGTGAACACGATCAACGCGGGCGCGCAGTCGGCCGGCACCGTGCCGTTCAACTGGACCCCGACCGACGCGGCCGGCAACGCGCTGCCGGACGGCACGTATACGGTCAGCGCGTCGTACACCAACAGCGCCGGCACGCCGCAGGCGGCCACGACGCTCGCGGCCGCGCAGGTGCAGAGCGTGGTCAAGCAGGCGGACGGCACCGCGGGGCTCGTGCTGTCGAACGGCACGACGGTGGGGCTCACCCAGGTTGCGTCGATCTTCCCGAACACGAAGTCGTCCTCGTCCGGCGACACCACCACCAACTGA
- the flgC gene encoding flagellar basal body rod protein FlgC: protein MPSLMNIFGVAGSALSAQSQRLNVTASNLANADSATGPDGKPYKAKQVVFATDPMGGARTASGQGVGGVRVTKVMDDPSPMKSTYDPANPAADANGYVQMPNVDPVQEMVNMISASRSYQANVETLNTAKTLMLKTLTIGS, encoded by the coding sequence ATGCCTTCGTTGATGAACATCTTCGGCGTCGCCGGTTCGGCGCTGTCCGCGCAATCGCAGCGCCTGAACGTCACCGCGTCGAATCTCGCGAACGCCGACAGCGCGACCGGTCCCGACGGCAAGCCGTACAAGGCCAAGCAGGTCGTGTTCGCGACCGACCCGATGGGCGGCGCGCGCACCGCGTCCGGCCAGGGCGTGGGCGGCGTGCGCGTGACCAAGGTGATGGACGACCCGTCGCCGATGAAATCGACCTACGACCCGGCGAACCCGGCCGCCGACGCGAACGGCTACGTGCAGATGCCGAACGTCGATCCGGTGCAGGAGATGGTGAACATGATCTCGGCATCGCGCTCGTACCAGGCCAACGTCGAGACGCTGAACACCGCGAAGACGCTGATGCTCAAGACGCTGACGATCGGCTCGTAA
- the flgB gene encoding flagellar basal body rod protein FlgB → MLDKLDAEFAFGRQALDVRAYRQELLSSNIANADTPGYQARDVDFASTLARSLKQTSGGLAPNNAAQLPMTQPAGVTSGMSMVSTAPGHMAGTAKLIPTGGPADDYGRAQYRMPLQPSLDGNTVDLDVERVQFANNALHYETGMTVMTQQIKAMIAAITTNS, encoded by the coding sequence ATGCTGGACAAACTCGATGCGGAATTCGCGTTCGGCCGACAGGCGCTCGACGTGCGCGCCTACCGGCAGGAACTGCTGTCGTCGAACATCGCGAACGCCGACACGCCCGGCTACCAGGCCCGCGACGTCGATTTCGCGTCGACGCTCGCGCGCTCGCTGAAGCAGACGAGCGGCGGCCTGGCGCCGAACAACGCCGCGCAACTGCCGATGACGCAGCCGGCCGGCGTGACGAGCGGCATGTCGATGGTGTCGACGGCGCCGGGCCACATGGCCGGCACCGCGAAGCTGATCCCGACCGGCGGCCCGGCGGACGACTACGGCCGCGCGCAATACCGGATGCCGCTGCAGCCGTCGCTCGACGGCAACACGGTCGATCTCGACGTCGAGCGCGTGCAGTTCGCGAACAACGCGCTGCACTACGAAACCGGGATGACCGTGATGACCCAGCAGATCAAGGCGATGATCGCCGCGATCACGACGAACTCGTAA